One part of the Patescibacteria group bacterium genome encodes these proteins:
- a CDS encoding T9SS type A sorting domain-containing protein → MKKLFYFFLLFGWLLINFRPAVSQSITMQENWNVALTAGEICQDLQVMNGYAYTLIYRGYWVNFDHYRVEKRDASGNVVASVNKDDVKYDMNMLCYDNKVLLTSMIDNGHLTGVKLYSDNLSLLKDTTWTGLGVYQSLSSRLDYYGNYIWWTTEGCNLATMVKIYKINPNTLASVNDLTIDSTNFSGLLKEYDLFNSYGGSYYLNPIIYSSGPTTSQKIKFDGNLQILNADPPENLIFLMDLFGYNSSIYYLGGINSGSGGIKLIKKDTNNFTNAWEVSLTNISTYRRPGIHPNNNVFLFADGDGTVRKINPNTGSNLGWVNVASLSPIDDVAHYFGKINCGQDYPFMIIGPTGTNPSEPFKIYLLDPASLGTLSIKTMNNISPNYKIIEAGDKIYIINDRIIELSVLVWPSINLVDLGSGQVINPGNYIINLSTPNVPDTVIFNSNGDFGIKNVSGSSKTIKCKKVILNQVNGASNCFVWDTLYNSSVSISGPLIIASDSIFSGFRSLYSWNNHLGWTSIRYVFFNQDDPTDSTWYQVTYDIVTGLEENQATSLKVYPNPVKDYLYLDNALNPVVEIFDALGNLVLTANATRLDLSTLPSGLYLCRIKQNDNGKVEVRKFLKQ, encoded by the coding sequence ATGAAAAAGTTGTTCTACTTTTTTCTGCTTTTTGGCTGGCTGTTGATTAATTTCCGGCCGGCTGTTTCCCAGAGCATCACGATGCAAGAAAACTGGAATGTCGCCCTCACCGCCGGAGAAATCTGCCAGGATCTGCAGGTTATGAACGGCTATGCTTACACCTTAATTTACCGAGGCTACTGGGTAAATTTTGATCATTACCGCGTTGAAAAACGCGATGCCAGTGGCAATGTTGTCGCCTCAGTCAATAAGGATGATGTCAAATATGACATGAATATGTTGTGTTATGATAATAAAGTCTTACTAACGAGCATGATAGATAATGGCCACTTAACCGGAGTAAAACTCTATAGCGATAACCTAAGTTTGCTAAAAGACACTACCTGGACTGGTCTAGGAGTCTACCAAAGCCTTTCTTCTAGATTAGATTATTACGGGAATTATATCTGGTGGACGACCGAGGGTTGTAATCTGGCAACTATGGTAAAAATTTACAAGATAAACCCAAATACTTTAGCCAGCGTAAATGATTTAACCATTGACTCAACTAATTTCTCTGGTCTTCTAAAAGAATATGATCTTTTTAATTCATACGGAGGATCTTATTACTTAAATCCTATAATATATAGTTCGGGACCGACAACTTCTCAGAAAATCAAATTTGATGGCAACCTGCAAATATTGAATGCTGACCCACCAGAAAACTTAATCTTTTTGATGGATTTATTCGGTTACAATAGTTCGATATACTACCTAGGTGGTATAAATTCTGGAAGCGGAGGAATTAAACTAATCAAAAAGGATACGAATAATTTTACTAACGCGTGGGAAGTGTCGTTAACCAATATAAGCACTTATAGGCGCCCTGGCATACACCCAAATAACAACGTTTTCCTTTTTGCCGACGGGGATGGCACGGTTAGAAAAATTAACCCAAACACCGGCAGCAATTTAGGATGGGTCAACGTTGCCAGCCTCTCGCCGATAGATGACGTAGCTCACTATTTCGGGAAGATTAACTGCGGCCAGGATTATCCTTTCATGATAATCGGGCCAACCGGGACCAACCCCAGCGAACCATTCAAAATCTACCTCCTCGATCCAGCCAGCCTCGGAACGCTGTCGATTAAGACTATGAACAATATTAGTCCTAATTACAAAATCATAGAAGCTGGAGATAAGATCTACATTATCAACGACCGAATCATTGAATTATCGGTTTTAGTCTGGCCAAGCATCAACCTGGTTGACCTTGGTAGCGGGCAGGTTATTAACCCTGGCAACTACATTATCAACCTTAGCACGCCCAATGTCCCGGACACGGTCATCTTCAACAGCAATGGAGACTTTGGTATCAAGAACGTTAGCGGTAGCTCAAAAACCATCAAATGCAAAAAGGTGATACTGAACCAAGTCAATGGCGCCAGTAACTGCTTTGTCTGGGATACGCTCTATAACTCTTCCGTTTCTATCTCGGGACCGCTGATAATAGCTTCAGACAGCATCTTTAGCGGCTTTCGATCTCTTTACAGCTGGAATAATCATTTAGGTTGGACTTCTATCCGTTATGTCTTCTTCAATCAGGACGACCCGACAGATTCTACCTGGTACCAAGTAACCTATGACATCGTCACCGGACTGGAAGAAAATCAAGCCACAAGCTTAAAAGTCTATCCTAATCCGGTTAAAGATTATCTCTATTTGGATAACGCCCTTAATCCTGTAGTAGAAATCTTTGATGCCCTGGGCAACCTGGTGTTGACTGCCAATGCTACTCGCCTGGATCTTTCCACTCTCCCTAGCGGCCTTTACCTTTGCCGGATTAAACAAAACGACAATGGCAAAGTAGAAGTAAGGAAATTTCTTAAGCAATAA
- the tyrS gene encoding tyrosine--tRNA ligase: protein MKIISDVKKIDELLSRGVAEAIDRDDLRKKLLSGQKLRVKLGIDPTSSNIHLGRSVPLLKLRDFQELGHQIIFIIGDFTGTIGDTSDKTSERPMLDEATIKHNIKNYVDQAKKIIDIKKCEVHYNGDWLRKLKYEEICRQANIFSINEFISRENISRRLEAGSRVSLREVLYPLMQGYDSVMVKADVEIGGTDQKFNLLAGREMQRYYQQTPQNIITNPIIEGLDGRKMSSSWGNTVNLLDSAKDMFGKIMSLRDESIIDYFTLLTRLDLAEINDFKSALANGANPRDYKIRLAKEIVRFYFSETEALAQEDNFIKTFSHKEVPEEIEEFKPHAYDLVSILVEAKLVNSKSDARRVIEQGGVKINQVVEKDPGAQVHSGAVIQKGKINFLKIV from the coding sequence ATGAAGATAATAAGCGATGTTAAGAAGATTGATGAGCTATTAAGCAGAGGGGTGGCAGAAGCGATTGATCGGGACGACTTGCGTAAGAAATTATTGAGTGGCCAGAAGCTCAGGGTGAAGCTAGGTATCGACCCGACCAGTTCTAATATCCATCTTGGACGCTCAGTGCCCTTATTAAAATTGCGTGATTTTCAAGAATTAGGCCACCAGATAATCTTTATCATCGGTGATTTTACTGGCACTATCGGAGATACTTCTGACAAGACCAGTGAGAGGCCGATGTTAGACGAAGCGACCATTAAGCATAATATTAAGAATTACGTTGATCAGGCTAAAAAGATAATAGATATTAAGAAATGCGAAGTCCACTATAATGGTGACTGGTTGCGGAAGCTGAAATATGAAGAGATCTGCCGCCAGGCTAATATATTTTCTATCAATGAATTTATTTCTCGGGAGAATATCAGTCGTCGCCTAGAAGCTGGTTCTCGCGTTTCTTTGCGCGAGGTCTTATATCCTCTCATGCAAGGCTATGATTCAGTCATGGTAAAAGCTGACGTTGAAATCGGGGGTACGGACCAGAAGTTCAACCTTTTAGCGGGGCGGGAGATGCAACGCTATTACCAGCAAACTCCTCAGAATATCATTACCAACCCCATAATTGAAGGTTTGGATGGTCGCAAGATGAGCTCCAGCTGGGGTAACACTGTTAATCTATTGGATTCCGCTAAAGATATGTTCGGTAAGATCATGTCTTTGCGCGATGAGTCGATTATCGATTACTTTACTTTGCTTACCCGTTTGGATTTAGCCGAAATCAATGATTTTAAATCAGCTTTAGCAAACGGAGCTAATCCGAGGGATTATAAGATAAGATTGGCCAAAGAGATTGTGAGATTTTATTTCTCTGAAACCGAGGCTCTAGCTCAGGAGGATAATTTTATCAAGACTTTTTCCCATAAGGAAGTTCCGGAAGAGATAGAAGAATTCAAACCTCATGCATACGACTTGGTCTCGATTTTAGTAGAAGCTAAGCTGGTTAACTCTAAGTCGGATGCGAGACGGGTGATTGAACAGGGAGGGGTCAAGATAAATCAGGTGGTAGAGAAGGATCCGGGCGCTCAGGTTCATTCGGGGGCAGTCATCCAGAAGGGGAAGATTAATTTTTTGAAGATAGTATAA